Proteins from a single region of Deltaproteobacteria bacterium:
- a CDS encoding lipoprotein-releasing ABC transporter permease subunit, with the protein MSSFELFVSLRYLRAKRRQTFISIITVISMAGVALGVFALVVVLSVMSGFEQDLRNRILGTTAHLNILSLKGNFDDYGKVVNRAEDTSGVVSASPYLYSQVLISGRSGASGAILRGVDVKSAKETTGIGKFIKGGKIEDIEDDEGVPSIILGKELSQAIGTFPGDFVEVMVPAGGISPFGPIPEVGKFRVAATFESGMFDFDTGFSFISLANAQKLMLSGDTVSGVEVKVDDIYKADSIAAQIQEKLGFPFVARDWMRSNRNLFSALKLEKAVMFIILVLIVFVAAFNIVSTLIMVVMEKTRDIAVLMSMGVKRDSIKKIFAMEGLIIGFVGTALGLLLGYIGCLLLDKYQFIHLPSDVYYISTLPVNMDPLTFIVIGISAITICYVATIYPAKQASKIDPAEALRYE; encoded by the coding sequence TTGTCCTCATTCGAATTATTCGTAAGCCTCAGGTACCTGAGAGCAAAGAGGCGACAGACCTTTATATCGATCATAACGGTGATATCCATGGCGGGAGTAGCCCTTGGTGTGTTCGCGCTCGTGGTCGTCCTTTCCGTGATGAGCGGCTTCGAGCAGGACCTGAGGAATCGGATACTCGGCACCACGGCCCACCTCAACATACTTTCCCTCAAGGGTAATTTTGACGATTACGGAAAGGTCGTCAACAGAGCCGAGGATACGAGCGGGGTCGTTTCGGCTTCGCCATATCTCTATTCCCAGGTGCTCATATCGGGAAGGAGCGGGGCCAGCGGAGCAATTTTGCGGGGCGTGGACGTAAAGAGCGCAAAGGAAACGACGGGGATAGGCAAATTTATCAAGGGGGGAAAGATCGAGGATATCGAAGACGATGAGGGTGTGCCCTCGATCATACTGGGCAAGGAGCTATCGCAGGCTATAGGGACGTTTCCCGGTGATTTTGTGGAGGTAATGGTTCCCGCCGGGGGAATATCGCCCTTCGGCCCCATCCCGGAAGTGGGCAAGTTCAGGGTTGCCGCCACTTTCGAATCGGGAATGTTTGACTTCGACACGGGATTTTCCTTCATAAGCCTTGCAAACGCCCAGAAATTGATGCTTTCAGGTGATACCGTATCGGGGGTTGAGGTAAAGGTTGACGACATTTACAAGGCCGATTCCATAGCCGCACAAATTCAGGAGAAACTCGGTTTTCCCTTCGTTGCAAGAGACTGGATGAGATCCAACCGTAACCTTTTTTCCGCTTTGAAGCTTGAAAAAGCAGTCATGTTCATCATTCTCGTCCTCATCGTGTTTGTTGCGGCATTCAATATCGTGTCGACACTCATTATGGTGGTCATGGAAAAGACGAGAGATATAGCGGTGCTGATGTCGATGGGGGTAAAAAGGGACAGTATCAAAAAAATTTTTGCCATGGAGGGGTTGATTATCGGCTTTGTAGGAACCGCGCTGGGGCTTCTTCTGGGCTATATCGGCTGCCTTCTCCTGGACAAATACCAGTTCATTCATCTTCCAAGCGATGTCTATTATATCTCCACCCTGCCGGTCAATATGGATCCCCTTACCTTTATCGTTATCGGCATAAGTGCAATCACCATTTGCTATGTCGCGACGATTTATCCGGCCAAACAGGCATCCAAAATCGACCCTGCCGAGGCCCTTCGCTATGAGTAA